From the bacterium genome, the window CCCGGCGGCGGCTGCTAGCGGCGGCGCTTGCGCCGGCCCCGACGGACCGCTAGCCTGGGGGCATGCCGGTTCGTCCATCGCCCGAGCTCTTCGCCGCAATCCTTTGCGGCGGTTCGAGTCGCCGCATGGGGCGCGACAAGGCGCTGCTGCCTCACCCGGCCGGCGGCACGCTCCTCGCGCACGCTGTCGCACTTGCGCTGGGCCGCGCCGCGCGGGTTGTGCTGCTCAGCGGCGACGGCCGGCGCTACCCCGAACTCGGGCTGCCGGAGCTGGCCGATGCGGCCGCCGGTGCGGGACCGCTGGGCGGCCTCGTCGCCGGCCTGCGCGCGGCGGCGGGCGCTCCCCTTCTCCTCCTGCCCGTGGATCTGCCCTACCTCGATCCGGCGGCCCTCGAGGCGCTGATCGCCGCGCATGCGCGGGGCGGGGCGCCGCTCACCGTGGCGAGCGAAGCCGGCCGTCTCTCGCCCCTGCCCTCGATCTGGGAGCCCGCCTGCCGCGCCGCCGCCGAGGCCGCCCTCGCGGCGGGTCGCCTGGCCCTGCATGGCCTCGCTGCGGAGGTGCCGCACCAGGCAGTCGCACTGCCCACGGTCGCCTTGCGCAATTGGAATGCGCCCGCGGACCTGCGCGACGGAACCGCCTAAGTGAAGCGACCCTCGTAGAGCCTCACGATGGCGGCGATGAATGAGTCGAAGTGGAGTGGATCGCCAACTTGGGGCGCTGGCAGCTTCGTAAGGTACGCGGCTGTGCTTCCCGGTGTATTCTCATAGTCGACTGCGATCAGGCA encodes:
- a CDS encoding molybdenum cofactor guanylyltransferase, whose protein sequence is MPVRPSPELFAAILCGGSSRRMGRDKALLPHPAGGTLLAHAVALALGRAARVVLLSGDGRRYPELGLPELADAAAGAGPLGGLVAGLRAAAGAPLLLLPVDLPYLDPAALEALIAAHARGGAPLTVASEAGRLSPLPSIWEPACRAAAEAALAAGRLALHGLAAEVPHQAVALPTVALRNWNAPADLRDGTA